In Pontiella desulfatans, one DNA window encodes the following:
- a CDS encoding winged helix-turn-helix domain-containing protein: MELVPNMKLWLSTEDGENVIGGGRCRLLEAIDELGSLSAAAEQLGMSYRKAWGDLKKAESNLGHTLIVKSRGGSRGGKTVLTPEGARLLKLFNRFKADVKLYAEASFERLVNEAANPTA, encoded by the coding sequence ATGGAACTAGTACCGAACATGAAGCTATGGCTCTCGACGGAGGATGGGGAGAATGTGATTGGCGGGGGGCGCTGCCGGTTGCTGGAGGCCATCGACGAGCTCGGCTCCCTTTCGGCGGCGGCGGAGCAGCTGGGCATGAGCTACCGCAAGGCGTGGGGCGATCTGAAAAAAGCCGAAAGCAACCTGGGCCACACCCTCATCGTCAAAAGCCGGGGCGGTTCCCGCGGCGGAAAAACCGTGCTGACGCCCGAAGGCGCGCGCCTGCTCAAGCTCTTCAACCGCTTCAAGGCGGACGTGAAGCTTTATGCCGAGGCCTCGTTCGAACGACTCGTCAACGAGGCCGCAAACCCAACCGCCTAA
- a CDS encoding DNA-3-methyladenine glycosylase family protein produces MDIEQVCRSGERALAKADPVMGRLIKRHGPCPIHDTSGTMFHHLASAIIAQQLSVKAAATIQERVMKLTAKPMSPAKFLLVEVDGLRAAGLSKQKVSYIRNLAEAMEQGLSKGRLQRMSDDEAMSALTAVKGIGQWTAEMYLMFGLRRLDVVSLGDAGLQRAARMLYNGGEAEPGLLARVSENWKPYRSIACWYLWQSLD; encoded by the coding sequence ATGGATATTGAGCAGGTGTGCAGGAGCGGGGAACGGGCGCTGGCCAAGGCGGATCCGGTGATGGGGCGCTTGATCAAGCGGCACGGTCCGTGCCCGATCCACGACACCTCGGGCACCATGTTCCACCATTTGGCCAGCGCGATTATTGCGCAGCAGCTGTCGGTCAAGGCGGCCGCCACGATCCAGGAACGGGTCATGAAGCTGACGGCCAAACCGATGTCGCCGGCAAAATTCCTTTTGGTCGAAGTCGACGGGCTGCGGGCGGCCGGATTGTCGAAGCAAAAGGTTTCCTACATCCGCAACCTAGCGGAAGCCATGGAGCAGGGGTTGTCGAAGGGCAGGTTGCAACGGATGTCCGACGATGAGGCGATGTCGGCCCTGACGGCGGTCAAGGGCATCGGGCAATGGACGGCGGAGATGTACCTGATGTTCGGGCTCCGGCGGTTGGATGTTGTGTCGCTGGGCGATGCCGGGTTGCAGCGAGCCGCCCGGATGCTGTACAACGGGGGGGAGGCCGAGCCTGGCCTGCTCGCCCGGGTAAGCGAAAACTGGAAACCCTACCGCTCCATCGCCTGCTGGTACCTCTGGCAGTCGCTGGACTGA
- a CDS encoding FG-GAP repeat domain-containing protein, whose product MILSKPRNLLCGVATLVLAGAAQAVINPALQPDVYFQKYDNIVVLEIGAIDPAAAKLSCSVVKAIKGDYQSGTTIDIVFAGALAGQVAERANDGSLAKGDRFPVFAGKPSRRKSNRQIRMYADEFLVGEVQTENLFQIGISEEVETDSEGNKVNTLAGIFCGMTSELIKMLEDMAADRDYYPRKAYVKFLPDLLVDELPKSVEGVAMYDLNGDGMEDLVACSPAGDRIYFQVEPMKFSNVTEKLGITSASVSCSVADVDCDGLADLMLGTTIYKGKFDKTYTLEKTDWLKAEGDGFKSASFVELNGDGLPDVVASFAGTGLRAFLNSGKGSFASAELALPSEGNGYFVPGDWNGDSRTDLFYSHANGFLMEQGTDGTFKPAAHNIEFSFRTGVDEYGQTGAGVFMPTYLPNSMDLVVPIEKDWLIISNEEGVLTDITVWGNEISEGSDYHLATVAADLNVDGYMDIYTVCDQQKENRYIINRGYGSYMHAKVHVDEKPLFKGPAHGSGGRSLAVGDINDDGAPDILIGNEKGQLFLIVNDTLSMRQPGELLTKDEKRLLNVRLCSVRVLGPKGVVGAKVRLLDANGAVVARKDLGGNVATGCSSPDTVCFAVRTPGNYKLNVEYADGHKRELDVDLTTEKRVSIVAERGDSEDAGW is encoded by the coding sequence ATGATTCTTTCCAAACCGAGAAACCTCCTGTGCGGCGTGGCCACACTTGTTTTGGCAGGCGCGGCGCAGGCCGTCATTAACCCGGCGTTGCAACCGGACGTCTATTTCCAGAAGTATGACAACATCGTCGTGCTGGAAATCGGCGCGATCGATCCCGCCGCCGCCAAGCTCAGCTGCTCCGTCGTCAAGGCGATCAAGGGCGACTACCAGTCCGGCACCACCATCGATATCGTCTTTGCGGGCGCACTCGCCGGGCAGGTGGCCGAGCGCGCCAACGACGGCTCGCTGGCGAAGGGCGACCGCTTCCCCGTTTTTGCGGGTAAGCCGAGCCGCCGCAAGTCCAACCGCCAGATCCGCATGTATGCCGACGAATTCCTCGTTGGCGAAGTGCAGACGGAAAACCTGTTCCAGATCGGCATCAGCGAAGAGGTCGAAACCGATTCCGAGGGGAACAAGGTCAACACGCTCGCCGGCATCTTTTGCGGCATGACCTCGGAGCTGATCAAGATGCTCGAAGACATGGCCGCCGACCGCGACTACTATCCGCGAAAGGCCTACGTCAAATTCCTGCCCGACCTGCTGGTCGACGAGCTGCCCAAGTCGGTCGAGGGCGTAGCGATGTATGACCTCAACGGCGACGGCATGGAGGATCTCGTGGCCTGCTCCCCGGCGGGCGACCGCATCTATTTCCAGGTCGAGCCGATGAAGTTTTCCAACGTCACCGAAAAGCTCGGCATCACGTCGGCCAGCGTTAGCTGCTCCGTGGCGGATGTCGATTGCGACGGGCTCGCCGACCTGATGCTCGGCACAACGATCTATAAAGGCAAGTTCGACAAAACCTACACGCTCGAAAAGACCGATTGGCTCAAGGCCGAAGGCGACGGTTTCAAGAGCGCGTCGTTCGTTGAGCTTAACGGCGACGGGCTTCCGGACGTGGTTGCCAGCTTCGCTGGAACGGGACTGCGCGCCTTCCTTAATTCCGGCAAAGGATCATTTGCATCGGCCGAACTGGCGTTGCCATCAGAAGGCAACGGCTACTTTGTTCCCGGCGACTGGAACGGCGACAGCCGCACCGACCTTTTCTATTCGCATGCCAATGGTTTCCTGATGGAGCAGGGCACGGACGGGACGTTCAAGCCTGCCGCGCACAACATCGAGTTTTCGTTCCGCACGGGCGTCGATGAATATGGCCAGACGGGCGCGGGCGTCTTTATGCCGACCTACCTGCCGAACAGCATGGATCTGGTGGTGCCGATCGAAAAGGATTGGCTGATCATCTCCAACGAAGAAGGTGTGCTCACCGATATCACCGTTTGGGGCAACGAGATCAGCGAGGGTTCCGACTACCACCTCGCCACCGTCGCCGCCGACCTCAACGTCGATGGCTACATGGACATCTACACTGTCTGCGACCAGCAGAAGGAAAACCGATATATTATCAACCGCGGCTACGGCTCCTACATGCACGCCAAGGTGCACGTCGATGAAAAGCCGCTCTTCAAAGGCCCGGCGCACGGCTCCGGCGGCCGCTCGCTGGCGGTTGGCGACATTAACGACGACGGCGCACCCGACATTTTGATCGGCAACGAAAAGGGCCAGCTCTTCCTGATCGTCAACGACACGCTCTCCATGCGCCAGCCGGGCGAGCTGTTGACGAAGGACGAAAAGCGCCTGCTCAACGTGCGCCTCTGTTCGGTGCGCGTGCTCGGGCCGAAGGGCGTCGTCGGTGCCAAGGTGCGCCTGCTCGATGCCAACGGCGCCGTCGTTGCGCGCAAGGATTTGGGCGGCAACGTCGCCACCGGATGCAGCAGTCCCGACACGGTCTGCTTCGCGGTGCGCACGCCGGGGAACTATAAACTGAACGTAGAATATGCCGATGGGCACAAGCGCGAGCTCGACGTCGATCTGACGACCGAAAAACGTGTTTCCATCGTAGCCGAACGCGGGGATTCCGAAGATGCTGGTTGGTGA
- a CDS encoding PEP/pyruvate-binding domain-containing protein: protein MKDRNILPLAEALDVSLVGGKAINLAKLMQAGLPVPGGFVVTTTTFRASDGKVGKELADEIREALTPLKGKRVAARSSATAEDMAGASMAGQYDTFLNLETEEQIIEAVEKCWQSIRSSRTEAYLAEHGIALDDVAMAVVVQQQVTADVAGVLFTADPRTGTRDNVLIEATWGLGEALVSGDVQPDVIRVDGDKVLSYDVADKKHAIYPGGDGIEDVPEEQRKRACLDYGLIMRLTDLGAKAAAHFGGPQDVEWAIEKGEVLMLQARPITTLAETDAYNKLLSETKTYLSQRVEDGGGPWVRHNLGETLPHPTPLTWSLVSHFMSGSGGFGKMHEELGFAPGEKVKARSFLDRIGGEVYMDCSLMTEMFSANYPFAFDPELLRSDPDAAQNPPTVPNGGLKKIGDAAKLAKSAAAKIDALSLNLDQRFDEEYVPELMGWSLAQESVELQSLGDAELIELWKEQSAKVLDDFGGMAFLPSMVEAVAVEELRQLLNEHVWDEDPDELVSMLSVGVRPDCTMAANMALADLDLDEWLAQYGHRAPAEFDLASPRWNERPDGVRKMAEQVAGTDLDTLHHERLEAADKCLTKLYAELDADTMEKVEAASNRVRRYIRFREDGKFYLMRAYSVLRTTALEFGRRLTVDDDIFFMEPEEIFAALESGFVPVDRIADRKLAYAIEPRLQTPHVIEAGDVASLGNAVVRADGPALAAHGVSCGSAVGPASIVLSPDQCDGFEKGSILVCPSTDPSWTPLFAKAGGLVLERGGSLSHGAVVAREMGLPAVVLDGATELLAQGETITVDANAGMVYREGADAEVEDARIPRSEIPPPASAKEASANRLGLTMAIVWGVLLGLVFLLPPNLLHDPFMGLLDTLLWPLVRGFGMIGAVAIVAGFFGLIPILGQRYLTDNGRLFEAKRRSGLLRKAANKLPAESARRKTMEQLAAPVTTRILKASMVPLALILGPMIMVFMWFPMRVDPASWNAEPGRMVSIVAEIDGECLAPVSLAVPSPLELDSDAAQTLPPIRTELEELRAEWKDASDMSDLPWEVQSAADHTRMTMLASLNAFLREGVPPQKMTWLISVPESAEGKHPVKLKVGDETVSSFDLVFGRNVPPAPAAFAEVSEQVVSITINYPRALQQASFFKLPGTKKDLGWLGIYLLAYLPTMFVAKFALRVP, encoded by the coding sequence ATGAAGGATCGTAATATCCTGCCGCTCGCGGAGGCGCTCGACGTTTCACTCGTTGGTGGCAAGGCGATCAACTTGGCCAAGCTGATGCAGGCCGGGCTTCCGGTGCCCGGCGGGTTTGTGGTGACCACCACCACCTTCCGCGCATCCGATGGAAAGGTGGGCAAGGAGCTGGCCGATGAAATCCGCGAGGCGCTGACGCCGCTCAAGGGCAAGCGCGTTGCGGCGCGGTCGTCGGCGACCGCCGAAGACATGGCGGGGGCTTCGATGGCCGGGCAGTACGACACCTTCCTGAATCTCGAAACCGAAGAGCAGATTATCGAAGCCGTCGAAAAGTGCTGGCAAAGCATTCGGTCGAGCCGCACCGAGGCCTATCTTGCGGAACACGGCATCGCGCTCGACGACGTGGCCATGGCCGTTGTGGTGCAGCAGCAGGTTACGGCCGACGTTGCGGGCGTGCTGTTCACAGCCGACCCGCGCACGGGAACGCGCGATAATGTGTTGATCGAAGCAACGTGGGGATTGGGCGAGGCACTCGTCTCCGGCGACGTGCAGCCCGACGTTATCCGCGTGGATGGCGACAAGGTGCTTTCCTACGACGTTGCCGACAAGAAACACGCGATCTATCCCGGCGGCGACGGCATCGAAGACGTGCCGGAAGAGCAGCGCAAGCGCGCCTGCCTCGACTATGGTCTAATCATGCGCCTGACCGATCTCGGCGCAAAGGCCGCCGCGCATTTTGGCGGGCCGCAGGATGTCGAGTGGGCCATCGAAAAGGGCGAGGTGCTGATGCTGCAGGCGCGGCCGATCACCACACTGGCCGAGACCGATGCCTACAACAAACTGCTTTCCGAAACGAAGACCTACTTGAGCCAGCGCGTCGAAGACGGCGGCGGCCCGTGGGTGCGCCATAACCTCGGCGAAACCCTGCCGCATCCGACGCCGTTGACGTGGTCGCTGGTTTCGCACTTTATGTCCGGCAGTGGCGGCTTCGGCAAAATGCACGAGGAGCTCGGCTTTGCGCCGGGCGAGAAGGTGAAGGCGCGTAGCTTCCTTGACCGTATCGGCGGCGAGGTCTACATGGACTGCTCGCTGATGACCGAAATGTTTTCGGCCAACTATCCCTTTGCCTTCGATCCGGAGCTGCTGCGCTCCGATCCGGACGCCGCGCAAAATCCACCGACCGTGCCGAACGGCGGGCTGAAAAAAATCGGTGATGCCGCCAAGCTGGCCAAATCAGCCGCCGCAAAGATCGATGCGCTTTCGTTGAACCTCGACCAACGTTTCGACGAGGAATATGTGCCGGAGCTGATGGGCTGGAGCCTGGCGCAGGAATCGGTTGAACTGCAAAGCCTCGGCGATGCGGAGTTGATTGAGCTTTGGAAGGAGCAGTCGGCCAAGGTGCTCGACGATTTTGGCGGAATGGCATTCCTTCCGAGCATGGTTGAAGCGGTGGCGGTCGAAGAACTGCGGCAGCTACTGAACGAACATGTGTGGGACGAGGATCCCGACGAACTGGTTTCGATGCTTTCGGTCGGCGTTCGCCCCGACTGCACCATGGCCGCCAACATGGCGCTGGCCGATTTGGATCTGGACGAGTGGCTTGCACAATACGGCCACCGCGCCCCGGCGGAGTTCGACCTCGCGTCGCCGCGCTGGAACGAGCGCCCGGACGGCGTCCGCAAGATGGCGGAGCAGGTGGCCGGAACCGATCTCGATACGTTGCATCACGAACGATTGGAAGCGGCCGATAAATGCCTGACCAAGCTGTATGCCGAACTCGATGCGGATACGATGGAAAAGGTGGAGGCGGCGTCGAATCGGGTGCGCCGCTATATCCGCTTCCGCGAAGACGGCAAGTTTTATCTGATGCGCGCCTACTCGGTGCTGCGCACCACCGCGCTCGAATTCGGCCGCCGCCTGACGGTGGACGACGACATCTTTTTCATGGAGCCGGAGGAAATCTTCGCGGCGCTCGAAAGCGGCTTTGTTCCGGTGGATCGGATTGCCGACCGCAAGTTGGCATACGCGATTGAGCCGCGCTTGCAGACGCCGCATGTGATCGAGGCGGGCGATGTTGCATCGTTGGGCAACGCCGTGGTGCGTGCCGATGGCCCGGCGCTGGCGGCGCACGGCGTTTCGTGCGGTTCGGCGGTCGGCCCGGCCTCGATTGTGCTTAGTCCCGATCAATGCGATGGCTTTGAAAAGGGCTCGATCCTGGTTTGCCCCTCCACCGATCCATCGTGGACGCCGCTGTTCGCCAAGGCGGGTGGGCTTGTGCTGGAGCGCGGCGGTTCGCTGTCGCACGGCGCGGTGGTTGCTCGCGAGATGGGCTTGCCCGCTGTCGTGCTCGACGGCGCCACCGAACTGTTGGCGCAGGGCGAGACGATTACGGTCGATGCCAACGCAGGAATGGTCTATCGCGAAGGGGCGGACGCCGAGGTGGAGGATGCGCGCATTCCGCGCAGCGAAATTCCGCCGCCCGCGAGTGCCAAGGAAGCCAGCGCCAACCGACTCGGTTTGACGATGGCGATTGTTTGGGGGGTGCTGTTGGGGCTGGTGTTTCTGCTGCCGCCGAACCTGCTGCACGATCCGTTCATGGGCCTGCTCGATACGCTGCTGTGGCCACTGGTGCGCGGCTTCGGCATGATTGGCGCCGTGGCTATTGTGGCCGGGTTTTTCGGTCTGATTCCGATTCTCGGCCAGCGCTATTTGACCGACAACGGTCGGTTGTTCGAAGCCAAGCGCCGTTCGGGCCTGCTGCGCAAGGCGGCGAACAAACTGCCCGCCGAAAGCGCCCGCCGAAAAACCATGGAACAACTGGCCGCGCCCGTAACGACGCGCATTTTGAAAGCATCGATGGTTCCGCTGGCGTTGATTCTTGGGCCGATGATCATGGTCTTCATGTGGTTCCCGATGCGGGTTGATCCGGCATCGTGGAACGCCGAGCCGGGACGCATGGTCAGCATTGTGGCCGAGATCGATGGGGAATGCCTGGCACCCGTCTCGCTGGCCGTGCCTTCGCCGTTGGAACTGGATTCGGACGCGGCGCAAACGCTGCCGCCGATCCGCACCGAGCTCGAAGAACTGCGCGCCGAGTGGAAGGATGCGAGCGACATGTCCGACCTTCCGTGGGAAGTGCAGTCGGCCGCCGACCATACGCGCATGACGATGCTCGCCAGCCTCAACGCATTCTTGAGAGAGGGCGTTCCTCCGCAAAAGATGACGTGGCTCATCAGCGTGCCCGAAAGCGCCGAAGGCAAACATCCGGTCAAGCTGAAGGTGGGGGACGAAACCGTATCCTCGTTTGATTTGGTGTTTGGCCGGAACGTTCCGCCCGCTCCGGCGGCGTTCGCCGAGGTATCGGAGCAGGTGGTGTCGATCACGATCAACTATCCGCGCGCGCTGCAGCAGGCGAGCTTTTTCAAGCTACCTGGCACCAAGAAGGATCTCGGTTGGCTCGGCATCTACCTGCTCGCCTACCTGCCGACCATGTTCGTCGCCAAGTTCGCGCTGCGCGTGCCGTAG
- a CDS encoding chitobiase/beta-hexosaminidase C-terminal domain-containing protein codes for MKCFNVLLVLAITSISSWAVEPAWKLEKWPEGRTLVWANPGEGGEFGVAENWKENGKGAKTAPDRETDILLPKASKPYIVKGGRVDQVRHVVIEENGELQGKHRNELEIWGNVDVKPGGDIHWISIRGDRDTYFNIEDAVFPGKGRTYRHTSKRLPKEKACNSQISHKFQIAKIGTKSVEFVGNVGVSDEVMLQHGKCIISGDFRFSGATNKGAFEVYDGGILEIQSGGRIAPFINTNAKGVYNINIYRNGVLQAGSPERPLTEDAYVCLGFAENDKPGRSGLYSALGSMIRVYSANPKQARLVFTSITSIDGFVDGQGRKVGDPNEDAKGNKGVAMQLAGDVQLDGAHFDYIMSDGIGLFDKDMANDWKNITFGKHCASSNAKNLITKMDADPNSYYHGRGDQKSEYGLTLKAMTSMSKHLGEYEPFQLQTLPENTKLRKVGSGGNQIETPVAVIFNEPVKVEIKTKVPGAKIRYTTDGSEPTGSSPAYSGAIKLTKTTRLTVKAYKNGVGFSPTYTTTYVIQ; via the coding sequence ATGAAGTGTTTTAATGTTTTATTGGTGCTGGCCATTACCTCGATCTCGTCTTGGGCGGTGGAGCCGGCGTGGAAGCTGGAAAAGTGGCCGGAGGGCCGCACGTTGGTCTGGGCGAATCCGGGCGAGGGCGGCGAGTTCGGCGTGGCCGAAAACTGGAAGGAAAACGGCAAGGGCGCAAAGACGGCGCCGGATCGCGAAACCGATATCCTGCTGCCGAAAGCGTCGAAACCCTACATCGTCAAGGGCGGGCGCGTTGACCAGGTGCGCCATGTGGTCATCGAAGAGAACGGTGAGCTCCAGGGCAAGCACCGCAACGAACTCGAAATCTGGGGCAACGTCGATGTCAAACCCGGCGGCGACATTCACTGGATTTCCATCCGCGGCGACCGCGACACCTACTTCAACATCGAAGACGCGGTCTTTCCCGGCAAGGGCCGCACCTACCGCCACACCTCCAAACGCCTGCCGAAGGAAAAGGCCTGCAATAGCCAGATTTCGCACAAGTTCCAGATCGCGAAGATCGGCACCAAGTCGGTCGAGTTTGTCGGAAACGTCGGCGTGAGCGACGAGGTGATGCTCCAGCACGGCAAGTGCATCATCAGCGGCGACTTCCGCTTCAGCGGCGCCACCAACAAGGGCGCGTTCGAGGTCTACGACGGCGGCATCCTCGAGATCCAGTCCGGCGGACGCATCGCCCCGTTCATCAACACCAATGCCAAAGGGGTCTACAACATCAACATCTACCGCAACGGCGTGCTCCAGGCGGGATCGCCCGAACGCCCGCTGACCGAGGATGCGTATGTCTGCCTTGGTTTTGCCGAAAACGACAAGCCGGGCCGCTCGGGACTCTATTCCGCGCTCGGTTCCATGATCCGCGTCTATTCCGCCAACCCGAAGCAGGCGCGCCTGGTGTTCACCTCCATCACCTCGATCGACGGCTTTGTCGATGGCCAGGGCCGCAAGGTCGGCGACCCGAACGAAGACGCGAAGGGCAACAAGGGCGTCGCCATGCAGCTTGCGGGCGATGTGCAGCTCGACGGCGCGCACTTCGACTACATCATGTCGGACGGCATCGGCCTGTTCGACAAGGATATGGCCAACGACTGGAAAAACATCACCTTCGGCAAGCACTGCGCCTCGTCGAACGCCAAGAACCTGATCACCAAAATGGACGCCGATCCCAACTCCTACTACCACGGGCGCGGCGACCAGAAGTCGGAATACGGCCTGACGCTCAAGGCGATGACCTCCATGAGCAAGCACCTCGGGGAATACGAGCCCTTCCAGCTTCAGACGCTGCCGGAAAACACCAAGCTGCGCAAGGTCGGCTCCGGCGGAAACCAGATCGAAACGCCCGTCGCCGTCATTTTCAACGAGCCCGTGAAGGTCGAGATCAAGACCAAGGTGCCCGGCGCCAAGATCCGCTACACGACCGATGGCTCCGAACCCACCGGAAGTTCACCCGCCTACTCCGGCGCGATCAAGCTCACCAAGACCACCAGGCTGACGGTCAAGGCCTACAAGAACGGCGTCGGCTTCAGCCCCACCTACACCACCACCTACGTCATCCAATAA
- a CDS encoding outer membrane protein assembly factor BamB family protein produces the protein MLVGDLAVVPIFVNAGAAILPALAAGIATFFALLFKPKALLKACKEKPLVPVSVVLIGVGIWAAVRFWPAHGGETHEEPKRTASAGSGTVYIDWTEIALARIKAKQRGEVKKVEQPKVAVEAVDAPVIFRGGNHRLGAVGPAPSGELSLAWDYFPSWVDDDGTVETVDSAMILSSPAVHGDRVYAASCELDPPDSYGIVFCVDANTGETIWSIDQIDGEEIKGFFSSPAVTADGKYVLIGQGLHPDSECQLICIDTESGKVHWTVESDLHIESSPAIENGVAYVGCGAIEDPATHKPTSHTGYVIAVRIADGKELWRRDVVDPESSPIVKDGVVYIGSGFNGKAVVALNAENGEELWKTETPYPITGAVTLINGTVIVGGGNGDFVFRDPNPAGVVMALDAKTGDVKWTADMPDAVLGAVAAGKYFVAPVAAGKVVALDPASGEQVWSTAISGQAPVLAGAAVTDQFVYAVSHDGYMAKLSIDDGSILEKTYINEKTRPGEQGLSISSPMIGGGRIYVGSETGGLRCYEGS, from the coding sequence ATGCTGGTTGGTGATTTAGCGGTTGTACCGATTTTTGTTAATGCGGGGGCGGCGATCCTCCCGGCGCTCGCCGCCGGAATCGCGACCTTTTTCGCGCTGCTCTTCAAACCTAAGGCGCTACTGAAGGCCTGCAAGGAAAAGCCGTTGGTTCCGGTATCGGTCGTTTTGATCGGCGTCGGCATCTGGGCGGCGGTTCGTTTCTGGCCCGCCCACGGCGGCGAAACGCACGAAGAACCGAAGCGCACCGCCAGCGCCGGATCGGGCACGGTCTACATCGACTGGACGGAGATCGCCCTGGCGCGCATCAAGGCCAAGCAACGCGGTGAAGTCAAAAAAGTTGAGCAGCCCAAGGTTGCCGTGGAAGCGGTCGATGCCCCCGTAATCTTCCGGGGCGGCAACCATCGCCTCGGCGCCGTCGGCCCGGCTCCCTCCGGCGAGTTGTCGCTGGCCTGGGACTATTTCCCGAGTTGGGTCGATGACGACGGCACGGTCGAAACGGTCGACTCCGCCATGATCCTTTCGAGCCCGGCCGTGCACGGCGACCGCGTCTATGCCGCCTCCTGCGAACTCGATCCGCCCGACTCCTACGGCATCGTCTTCTGCGTCGATGCCAACACGGGCGAAACCATCTGGTCGATCGACCAGATCGACGGCGAAGAGATCAAGGGCTTCTTCAGCTCGCCCGCCGTCACCGCCGACGGCAAATATGTTTTGATCGGGCAGGGGCTGCACCCGGACAGCGAATGCCAGCTTATCTGCATCGACACCGAAAGCGGCAAGGTGCATTGGACGGTCGAGAGCGACCTGCATATCGAAAGCTCGCCCGCCATTGAAAACGGCGTGGCCTATGTCGGCTGCGGCGCGATCGAAGATCCCGCCACGCACAAGCCGACCAGCCACACGGGTTACGTGATCGCCGTGCGCATTGCCGACGGCAAGGAACTTTGGCGGCGCGACGTGGTCGACCCCGAAAGCTCGCCCATCGTCAAGGACGGCGTCGTCTACATCGGCAGCGGCTTTAACGGCAAGGCCGTCGTTGCGCTAAATGCCGAGAACGGTGAAGAGCTGTGGAAAACCGAAACGCCGTATCCCATCACGGGTGCGGTCACGCTGATCAACGGCACCGTCATTGTCGGTGGCGGCAACGGCGACTTTGTTTTCCGCGATCCGAATCCGGCAGGCGTTGTTATGGCGCTCGACGCCAAGACGGGCGACGTCAAGTGGACGGCCGACATGCCCGATGCCGTGCTCGGCGCAGTCGCCGCTGGAAAATATTTCGTCGCGCCCGTTGCGGCGGGCAAGGTCGTTGCGCTCGATCCCGCATCCGGCGAGCAGGTTTGGTCGACCGCCATCAGCGGGCAGGCCCCCGTGTTGGCGGGCGCCGCCGTGACCGACCAATTCGTCTACGCCGTCAGCCACGATGGCTACATGGCCAAGCTTTCCATCGACGATGGTTCCATTCTGGAAAAAACCTACATCAACGAAAAGACGCGTCCCGGCGAGCAGGGGCTTTCCATCAGCTCGCCGATGATCGGCGGCGGCCGCATCTATGTCGGCAGTGAAACCGGAGGGCTGCGCTGCTATGAAGGATCGTAA
- a CDS encoding molybdopterin molybdotransferase MoeA — protein sequence MITFDEAYAIVMDNCLALGSETVPLEQSLGRVLAEPVLSDIDMPPFNKSAMDGYACRRADIRNELTVVEELPAGVAPTKTIGANECAKIMTGSMVPQGADCVIMVEDTVEVSATTIRYTEEETKTNICTRGEDIRAGDEVLAKGAVIQPQHIAVLATVGCTQPRVAKQPRVGIISTGSELVEPSEKATGAKIRNSNGWQLAAQVEQMGCLATNMGIAVDDEEALAAAIGKAMAENDVVMLSGGVSMGDYDLVPGILKNNGIELLFTSVAIKPGRPSTFGVGEQVRVFALPGNPVATYMQFEALVKPFLFNMMGHAFRPRHVCAKLNRDLRLKPAKRSAIIPIRFTAPDRVEPIEYHGSAHINALCSADGFLLCPSEGSSFKQDEEVDVRLF from the coding sequence ATGATTACCTTCGACGAAGCCTATGCCATTGTGATGGATAACTGCCTGGCCCTCGGCAGCGAAACCGTGCCGCTCGAACAAAGCCTGGGCCGGGTGCTGGCCGAGCCTGTTTTGTCGGACATCGACATGCCGCCGTTCAACAAGTCGGCGATGGATGGCTATGCCTGCCGCCGCGCGGATATCCGGAACGAACTGACGGTGGTCGAGGAGCTCCCCGCGGGCGTCGCCCCCACCAAAACCATCGGCGCAAACGAATGCGCCAAGATCATGACCGGCTCAATGGTGCCGCAGGGTGCCGACTGCGTGATCATGGTGGAGGATACGGTGGAGGTTTCCGCCACAACGATCCGCTACACGGAAGAGGAAACCAAAACCAACATTTGCACCCGGGGCGAAGACATCCGGGCCGGCGACGAGGTGCTCGCCAAGGGCGCCGTTATCCAGCCGCAGCACATCGCCGTGCTCGCCACGGTGGGTTGCACGCAACCGCGCGTCGCGAAGCAACCGCGCGTCGGCATCATCTCGACCGGCAGCGAGCTGGTCGAACCGTCCGAAAAAGCCACCGGCGCCAAGATCCGCAACAGCAACGGCTGGCAGCTGGCCGCCCAGGTGGAGCAGATGGGTTGCTTGGCCACCAACATGGGCATCGCCGTTGACGACGAGGAGGCGCTCGCTGCCGCCATTGGGAAAGCCATGGCGGAAAACGATGTCGTCATGCTTTCGGGCGGCGTTTCGATGGGCGACTACGACCTCGTCCCCGGCATCCTGAAGAACAACGGAATCGAACTGCTCTTCACCAGCGTGGCGATCAAGCCGGGACGCCCTTCGACGTTTGGCGTTGGCGAACAGGTGCGCGTCTTTGCGCTGCCCGGCAACCCGGTTGCGACCTACATGCAGTTCGAGGCGCTCGTGAAACCCTTCCTGTTCAACATGATGGGGCATGCCTTCAGGCCGCGGCACGTGTGCGCCAAGCTCAACCGCGACCTGCGGCTCAAACCGGCCAAGCGCAGCGCCATCATCCCCATCCGCTTCACCGCGCCCGACCGGGTTGAGCCGATCGAATACCACGGCTCCGCCCACATCAACGCCCTGTGCAGTGCGGATGGATTCCTGCTCTGCCCCTCCGAGGGTTCGAGCTTCAAGCAAGACGAGGAAGTCGATGTTCGATTGTTTTAA